In a genomic window of Planctomycetota bacterium:
- the trpD gene encoding anthranilate phosphoribosyltransferase has protein sequence MTLPLDLPALLSRLAAGHALDHDQAARAFDLVMTGQASEAQIAALLTALAQRPGGPTVDEITGAAATMRRHVRPVPVPPGIEVVDTCGTGGDYAGTFNISTAAALIAAGAGVHVAKHGNRSTTSKSGSSQVLETLGVKLEVSDATLTRCLADANLCFCFAPAHHPAMKYAAPVRKQLGFRTIFNLLGPLTNPAGAKRQIIGVYDPALTEPLAQVLLNLGATHAMVVHGSGLDEITTAGPTRITTAHHNKLTTTTVRPADFDLPTIALDALKADSVEQSARIIRSILAGEKSPARDIAAVNAAAALVVADLAPDLPAGYQRACTAIDNGAAQTVLKRLVEITN, from the coding sequence ATGACCTTGCCCCTCGACCTTCCCGCCCTGCTCTCCCGCCTCGCCGCCGGACATGCGCTCGATCACGATCAGGCCGCCCGGGCGTTTGACCTGGTCATGACCGGGCAGGCGAGCGAAGCCCAGATCGCCGCCCTGCTGACCGCGCTGGCGCAGCGGCCGGGCGGGCCGACGGTCGATGAAATCACCGGCGCCGCGGCGACGATGCGACGTCACGTCCGCCCCGTCCCCGTGCCGCCGGGCATCGAAGTCGTCGACACCTGCGGGACCGGCGGCGACTATGCCGGAACCTTTAACATCTCCACCGCCGCCGCACTCATCGCCGCCGGCGCCGGCGTCCATGTCGCCAAGCACGGCAACCGCTCCACCACTTCCAAATCCGGCTCGTCCCAAGTCCTCGAAACCCTCGGCGTCAAACTCGAAGTCTCCGACGCCACCCTCACGCGCTGCCTCGCCGACGCCAATCTCTGCTTCTGTTTCGCCCCCGCGCACCACCCCGCCATGAAGTACGCCGCGCCCGTCCGCAAACAGCTCGGCTTCCGCACCATCTTCAACCTGCTGGGCCCCCTGACCAATCCCGCCGGCGCCAAACGCCAGATCATCGGCGTCTACGACCCCGCACTCACCGAGCCGCTCGCGCAGGTGCTCCTGAACCTCGGCGCGACGCACGCCATGGTGGTCCACGGCTCCGGTCTCGACGAAATCACCACCGCTGGCCCGACCCGCATCACCACCGCTCATCACAACAAACTCACCACCACCACCGTCCGCCCCGCTGACTTCGATCTTCCGACCATCGCGCTCGACGCACTCAAGGCCGACTCCGTCGAGCAGTCCGCTCGGATCATCCGCTCGATCCTTGCCGGCGAAAAATCACCCGCCCGCGACATCGCCGCCGTCAACGCCGCCGCCGCACTCGTCGTCGCCGACCTCGCCCCCGATCTTCCCGCCGGCTATCAACGCGCCTGCACCGCCATCGACAACGGCGCCGCCCAAACTGTGCTGAAGCGCCTTGTCGAAATCACCAACTGA
- a CDS encoding CHASE2 domain-containing protein, which yields MKWTPPKRLKPAVQVASRFGSSMLIGGLVTCIVIVLTGFGLLAPLERTALDYRFRYFQNFSPPPTNRVVHIDIDDGSLKTIGRWPWPRSQMAAVVDELKNAGATVIAFDVLFVEPQESRIVEKHAADSATPLFDRVDDDEVFAKSVAAAGNVLLPIAMKIEEEPTTLMLHVRSVLRDDVELQLPQIITRLGLNRAQAMALQDVLGSQKAWIIRHRLQKLFDESPDRVPTLSECRAAILPKLPPHVIESNELTTLRDEYGYVSSVRYLRKLMRPVESSDAGFAKATDPTVPIAGLARSAATTGFVTFDENAYRTDSVLRSIPLWLRDEQNLWPQIALAAGCMYLKVPLDKVRITPDETVLPGATMPDGKVRDVHLKTMERRVGDGWYSSGGQILIPWQSNSRHWQYLFDPLKLQTKQHLPIGTLIELNDRRRAVAFNDRSADVALLKLMTRAPFDSLFRPEMVQNFDRVSEQIRQAGLNVDKALVDQRVEFRRRAMEELNVVKKDYEATKNLNPQERDELKALKDQLAIYADAVLQVERGRERISDDEHRFKELVDGTVCLIGWTGTGTIADFVPTSLEPKVPGVAVHGAILNAMLTGHFIGRAPVWADLWAVALMGLLTALIASSFGPEKALGLMVLIIGTFFAINAVLLFDYLSTWAAAGPIVAAVSVWAALTVFRLLLEQRQRARITRQFKNYVAPDLVDFLVDNPNVVKLEGERREMTCMFSDIAGFTTLSEHLGPEGTVNLLNTYLATATDALMTHRATVNKYLGDGIMAFWGAPIHNPNHAYDACMSVLAMLEALNKLADETELKDMPKLFTRMGVCTGAMMVGDCGAPPRRSDYTVIGDPVNLASRLENANKQFGTQMLISDHTQQLVRDRMLTRPIGRIVVVGRKEYETVHELLNTREKATEFQQRYAAATATAVEAFIHANFSSALGLFDELATHFGPSPLIKLYREACLHHIDAQTEPESFNGALVLTEK from the coding sequence ATGAAGTGGACGCCGCCCAAAAGACTCAAACCCGCTGTCCAGGTCGCTTCGCGATTCGGATCGAGCATGCTCATCGGCGGGCTGGTGACGTGCATCGTTATCGTGTTGACCGGGTTCGGCCTGCTGGCCCCTCTGGAACGGACGGCACTGGATTATCGCTTCCGGTACTTTCAGAACTTCAGTCCGCCGCCGACGAATCGCGTCGTTCACATTGACATCGACGACGGGTCGCTCAAGACGATTGGACGCTGGCCGTGGCCCCGGTCGCAGATGGCGGCGGTGGTGGACGAACTGAAGAACGCGGGGGCGACGGTGATTGCGTTCGACGTGCTTTTCGTCGAACCGCAGGAATCGCGTATCGTGGAGAAGCACGCCGCGGATTCGGCGACGCCTCTGTTCGATCGCGTGGACGACGATGAGGTATTCGCCAAGTCCGTCGCCGCGGCGGGCAATGTGCTTCTGCCGATCGCCATGAAGATCGAAGAAGAGCCGACGACGCTGATGCTGCACGTGCGGTCGGTGTTGCGCGATGACGTGGAGCTTCAGTTACCGCAGATCATCACGCGGCTGGGCCTGAACCGGGCGCAGGCGATGGCGCTTCAGGATGTGCTCGGGTCGCAGAAGGCATGGATCATCCGTCATCGGCTTCAGAAGCTTTTCGACGAGTCGCCGGATCGTGTGCCGACACTGTCGGAATGTCGGGCCGCCATCCTGCCCAAGCTTCCGCCGCACGTCATCGAGTCCAACGAACTGACGACGCTTCGCGATGAATACGGCTATGTGTCGTCGGTGCGCTATCTCCGCAAGCTCATGCGTCCGGTCGAATCCTCCGACGCCGGATTCGCCAAGGCGACGGACCCGACCGTGCCGATCGCGGGACTGGCCAGGTCCGCCGCGACGACGGGTTTTGTCACGTTCGATGAAAACGCGTACCGGACGGACAGCGTGTTGCGGTCGATTCCGCTGTGGTTGCGCGATGAGCAGAATCTCTGGCCGCAGATCGCGCTGGCGGCGGGGTGCATGTACCTCAAAGTTCCGCTCGATAAAGTCCGAATCACGCCCGACGAAACCGTGCTCCCGGGCGCGACAATGCCCGACGGCAAAGTGCGCGATGTGCACCTCAAAACGATGGAGCGCCGCGTCGGCGACGGATGGTACAGCAGCGGCGGGCAGATTCTGATTCCCTGGCAGAGCAACTCGCGGCACTGGCAATACCTTTTCGATCCGCTCAAGCTACAGACCAAACAGCATCTGCCCATCGGCACGCTCATCGAGCTTAATGATCGCCGGCGGGCGGTGGCGTTCAATGATCGCTCCGCCGACGTGGCCCTGCTCAAGCTCATGACGCGGGCGCCGTTCGACAGTCTGTTCCGTCCGGAGATGGTGCAGAACTTCGACCGCGTGTCGGAACAGATTCGCCAGGCGGGCCTGAACGTCGACAAGGCGCTGGTCGATCAACGCGTCGAGTTTCGTCGGCGGGCGATGGAGGAATTGAACGTCGTCAAAAAAGACTACGAAGCGACGAAGAATCTGAACCCGCAGGAACGCGACGAACTGAAGGCGCTCAAGGATCAGCTTGCGATTTACGCTGACGCGGTGCTTCAGGTCGAGCGCGGCCGGGAGCGCATCAGCGACGACGAACATCGCTTCAAGGAACTCGTCGACGGCACGGTGTGCCTCATCGGATGGACCGGCACGGGGACGATCGCCGACTTCGTGCCGACGAGTCTGGAGCCCAAGGTGCCGGGCGTGGCGGTGCACGGCGCGATCCTCAACGCCATGTTGACGGGTCATTTCATCGGCCGGGCGCCGGTGTGGGCGGACCTCTGGGCGGTGGCGCTGATGGGGCTTCTGACGGCGCTGATCGCTTCGAGCTTCGGGCCGGAGAAGGCGCTGGGTCTGATGGTGCTGATCATCGGTACGTTCTTCGCGATCAATGCGGTGCTCCTGTTCGATTATCTGAGCACATGGGCGGCGGCGGGCCCGATCGTGGCGGCCGTGTCGGTGTGGGCGGCTCTGACCGTCTTCCGACTTCTGCTCGAGCAGCGACAGCGCGCCCGCATCACGCGGCAGTTCAAGAACTATGTCGCGCCGGATCTGGTCGATTTCCTCGTGGACAATCCCAACGTGGTCAAACTCGAAGGCGAACGCCGCGAGATGACCTGCATGTTCAGCGACATCGCCGGTTTCACCACGCTCTCCGAACACCTCGGCCCCGAAGGCACCGTCAACCTGCTCAACACCTATCTCGCCACCGCCACCGATGCGCTCATGACGCATCGCGCGACCGTCAACAAATACCTCGGCGACGGCATCATGGCCTTCTGGGGCGCGCCGATTCACAACCCCAATCACGCTTACGATGCGTGCATGAGCGTGCTGGCGATGCTCGAAGCCCTCAACAAGCTCGCCGACGAGACCGAGCTCAAGGACATGCCCAAGCTCTTTACGCGCATGGGCGTCTGCACCGGCGCGATGATGGTCGGCGACTGCGGCGCGCCGCCCCGGCGAAGCGACTACACCGTCATCGGCGACCCCGTCAATCTCGCCTCCCGTCTCGAGAACGCCAACAAACAGTTCGGCACGCAGATGCTCATCAGCGATCACACCCAGCAGCTCGTCCGCGACCGAATGCTCACCCGCCCCATCGGCCGCATCGTCGTCGTCGGCCGCAAGGAATATGAAACGGTCCACGAGCTGCTCAACACGCGCGAAAAAGCCACCGAGTTTCAGCAGCGCTACGCCGCCGCCACCGCCACCGCCGTCGAGGCCTTCATCCACGCCAACTTCAGCTCCGCCCTCGGCCTCTTCGATGAGCTCGCCACGCACTTCGGCCCCTCCCCGCTCATCAAGCTCTATCGCGAGGCCTGTCTCCACCACATCGACGCCCAAACCGAACCCGAATCCTTCAACGGCGCCCTGGTGCTCACGGAAAAATAG
- a CDS encoding glycogen debranching protein, whose translation MWQLIAICLYDRAMKQATSNAPVPTYTLDYPPGEPWIGHAPPAEMVETEWLLTNGIGSYAMGTVAGTNTRRYHSLLVAATHPPVGRINTLAAVNESLRFGGALYELAAHEFAADGHTMFVPKGWQYLRKFEKDLSARWTYVVGPITITKELRIAWHRNLAQLVYRLEPAIGAGESHDMVPDELTLSIRPLLAMRDFHHQRRAAWGGGSFGLVIDGSTVQVVTPGLPVLHMHADAGKFIENPDWWYNFHRRIEARRHQDDIEDLYTPGWFEHTFKNIGKSVSEIRFTFGVEPIDPKLFEGEDARIPHLKKMIKHVRKQVNNERVCDGLVVAGDDFVVEREVDGEPMMTILAGYPWFADWGRDTMISLPGLLLATGRFDEAKKTLLAYARHIRKGLIPNRFDDYGGEPHYNTVDASLWFIHAALEYVRQSEDKTTWKKSLTSACAQIIEAYQRGTDGPIAMDRDGLINAGDPHTQLTWMDAKRDGVVFTPRHGKAVEINALWYRALMGMGEQTGESRYLKLAEKVKRSFNRVFWRDELGYLMDHVNIWGSDRSLRPNQIFAVSLPHSPLSQKRQKQVMEVVRERLLTPMGLRTLPREDVNYHGRYDGSMFDRDRAYHQGTVWAWPIGGYIEGYLRAHKFSKPALAHAREALAPLLEELGKHSLGQIHEVFEADAPHRPEGCMAQAWSVAETLRAAILIESA comes from the coding sequence ATGTGGCAACTGATCGCGATCTGCCTGTATGATAGGGCCATGAAGCAGGCCACATCCAACGCCCCCGTCCCCACCTACACGCTCGACTACCCCCCCGGCGAACCCTGGATCGGCCACGCCCCGCCCGCCGAAATGGTCGAAACCGAGTGGCTTTTGACCAATGGCATCGGCTCCTACGCCATGGGCACCGTCGCCGGGACCAACACCCGCCGATATCACAGTCTCCTCGTCGCCGCGACCCACCCCCCCGTCGGCCGCATCAACACCCTCGCCGCCGTTAACGAATCCCTCCGCTTCGGCGGGGCCCTCTACGAACTGGCCGCCCACGAATTCGCCGCTGACGGGCACACCATGTTCGTCCCCAAGGGCTGGCAGTACCTCCGCAAATTCGAAAAGGACCTCTCCGCCCGATGGACCTACGTCGTCGGTCCGATCACGATCACCAAAGAGCTGCGCATCGCATGGCATCGCAATCTCGCCCAGCTTGTCTATCGCCTTGAGCCCGCCATCGGCGCGGGCGAGTCGCACGACATGGTCCCCGATGAACTGACGCTGAGTATCCGCCCGCTGCTGGCGATGCGCGATTTTCATCATCAGCGCCGGGCTGCATGGGGCGGCGGATCGTTCGGGCTCGTCATCGACGGCTCCACCGTCCAGGTCGTCACGCCCGGCCTGCCCGTCCTGCACATGCACGCCGATGCGGGCAAGTTCATCGAGAACCCCGACTGGTGGTACAACTTCCACCGCCGCATCGAAGCCCGCCGCCATCAGGACGACATCGAAGACCTCTACACGCCCGGCTGGTTCGAGCATACGTTCAAAAACATCGGTAAATCCGTCAGCGAGATCCGTTTCACCTTCGGCGTCGAACCCATCGATCCGAAGCTCTTCGAGGGCGAAGACGCGCGGATCCCGCACCTCAAGAAGATGATCAAACACGTGCGCAAGCAGGTGAACAATGAGCGTGTGTGCGACGGGCTGGTCGTCGCGGGCGACGACTTCGTCGTCGAGCGAGAAGTCGACGGCGAGCCGATGATGACGATCCTTGCGGGTTATCCGTGGTTCGCCGACTGGGGGCGCGACACGATGATCAGTCTGCCGGGCCTGCTGCTTGCCACCGGGCGATTCGATGAAGCGAAAAAAACATTGCTGGCGTACGCGCGGCACATCCGCAAGGGACTGATCCCCAATCGCTTCGACGACTACGGCGGCGAGCCGCACTACAACACGGTCGACGCAAGTCTGTGGTTCATTCACGCGGCCCTCGAATACGTGCGCCAGTCCGAAGACAAGACCACATGGAAAAAGTCGCTCACCAGCGCATGTGCGCAGATCATCGAAGCGTATCAGCGCGGCACGGACGGGCCGATCGCGATGGACCGCGACGGGCTCATCAACGCCGGCGACCCGCACACGCAGCTCACATGGATGGACGCCAAGCGCGACGGCGTCGTGTTCACGCCGCGGCACGGCAAGGCGGTCGAGATCAATGCGCTGTGGTACCGGGCGCTGATGGGCATGGGCGAGCAGACCGGCGAATCGCGTTACCTGAAGCTGGCGGAGAAGGTCAAGCGTTCCTTCAACCGCGTGTTCTGGCGCGATGAGCTGGGCTATCTGATGGATCACGTGAACATCTGGGGCTCGGACCGTTCGCTGCGGCCGAATCAGATTTTCGCCGTGAGTCTGCCGCACTCGCCGCTGTCTCAGAAGCGGCAGAAGCAGGTCATGGAAGTCGTGCGCGAGCGGCTGCTGACGCCGATGGGCCTGCGCACGCTGCCGCGCGAAGACGTGAACTACCACGGCCGTTACGACGGTTCCATGTTCGACCGCGACCGGGCGTACCATCAGGGCACCGTCTGGGCTTGGCCCATCGGGGGATACATCGAGGGCTATTTGCGGGCGCACAAGTTCTCCAAACCCGCGTTGGCCCACGCCCGCGAAGCCCTCGCCCCGCTGCTCGAAGAGCTGGGCAAGCACAGTCTGGGCCAGATTCACGAAGTCTTCGAAGCCGACGCCCCGCACCGCCCCGAGGGTTGCATGGCCCAGGCCTGGAGCGTCGCCGAAACCCTGCGCGCGGCGATTCTGATCGAATCGGCGTGA
- a CDS encoding DUF21 domain-containing protein, which produces MSETELMLWYLAAVVGTGGSALFSGLETGIYTINRVRLHVAAHQPRSSAAALEGLIASPNRLLGTLLVATNIANYLTSYAVGTILDEAGYQGWAQVAVDAAIVTPLLFVFGEVIPKDFFRSHSDTITPPFAIPLRLFQRLLTITGVLPLIDGISVLVQKALRQSPSALTMLHPRRNVTQLIKEGIGHGMISPYQSAMIDRVLEMERLTVRDVMAPWASVTSVRENQPPEAVWALADRVSYSRAPLVSAAGEPAGLIDLYDVLMYEPANCPPLRSLAKPLPSIRADLSLRDALRLLQQQRASMALIVDANKRPLGLVTTKDLVEPIIGELEVW; this is translated from the coding sequence ATGAGTGAAACCGAACTGATGCTCTGGTATCTGGCGGCCGTGGTCGGCACGGGCGGGTCCGCGCTGTTCAGCGGGCTCGAGACGGGCATCTACACGATCAACCGCGTGCGCCTGCACGTCGCCGCCCATCAGCCGCGTTCCAGTGCGGCGGCGCTCGAAGGTTTGATCGCCTCGCCGAATCGTCTGCTCGGAACGCTGCTGGTCGCCACGAACATCGCCAATTATCTGACGTCGTATGCCGTGGGCACGATTCTCGACGAAGCGGGGTATCAGGGCTGGGCGCAGGTCGCCGTCGACGCCGCCATTGTCACGCCGCTGCTGTTCGTCTTCGGCGAGGTCATCCCCAAGGACTTTTTCCGCAGTCACTCCGACACGATCACCCCGCCGTTCGCAATTCCGCTGCGCCTGTTTCAGCGCCTGCTGACCATCACCGGCGTCCTGCCGCTCATCGACGGCATCAGCGTGCTGGTGCAGAAGGCCCTGCGTCAGTCGCCTTCCGCGCTCACCATGCTGCACCCCCGCCGAAATGTCACGCAGCTCATCAAGGAAGGCATCGGGCACGGCATGATCAGTCCATATCAGTCGGCGATGATCGATCGGGTGCTGGAGATGGAGCGGTTGACGGTGCGCGATGTGATGGCGCCGTGGGCGAGTGTGACGAGCGTGCGGGAGAATCAGCCGCCGGAGGCGGTATGGGCGCTGGCGGATCGCGTGTCGTATTCACGCGCGCCGCTGGTCAGCGCGGCGGGGGAGCCGGCGGGGCTCATTGATTTGTATGACGTATTGATGTACGAACCGGCGAATTGTCCGCCGCTGCGCTCGCTCGCCAAACCGCTGCCGAGCATTCGGGCCGACCTGTCCCTGCGCGATGCCCTGCGACTCCTTCAGCAGCAGCGCGCCTCCATGGCGCTGATCGTCGATGCGAACAAGCGCCCGCTGGGCCTGGTCACCACCAAAGACCTCGTCGAACCCATCATCGGCGAGCTTGAAGTTTGGTAA
- a CDS encoding DUF21 domain-containing protein: MPYTFADLPFFLMLPVLLAGSAFFSGSETALFSLRAHQRFVITQQGGLVGRAVSMLLADPRTLLITLMLGNMVVNVLYFVVSTVLLLKLDHAEVGPLFVAFATVLPLLLVILLGEVLPKIVANTGAIVWVKASAIPLYAIHRVVLPLGALLSRWVVQPLGRLFAPPQSPGQLTTDEMDALLEMSQKRGIIGSGEQQLLNEVLYLSEIKVRDVMIPRVDISEIDVNEPPRRLRELIEKTRLTKYVAVDGGIDHVLGVIYARQFLLAHRLSPKVSLRKLVRQVRFVPELQRVDQLLEDFRKSGTKLALAVDEYGGTAGLVTLKDIVEQMVGDLDMDHGPGETPASTAEQLGPHRWRVSGRLSVHDWSDAFGQYRLPPRVSTVGGLVMSLLGRVPRLGDTVRVANLQLEVERMSGGRVESVLLHLDGGAGKP, from the coding sequence ATGCCGTACACGTTCGCTGATCTTCCCTTCTTTTTGATGCTGCCGGTGCTGCTGGCGGGTTCGGCGTTTTTCAGCGGGTCCGAAACCGCGCTGTTCAGTTTGCGGGCGCATCAGCGATTCGTCATCACGCAGCAGGGCGGACTCGTCGGCCGGGCGGTGTCGATGCTCCTGGCCGACCCGCGCACGCTGCTCATCACGCTCATGCTCGGCAACATGGTCGTCAACGTCCTGTATTTCGTCGTCAGCACCGTGCTGCTTCTGAAACTCGATCACGCCGAGGTCGGCCCGCTCTTCGTTGCCTTCGCCACCGTGCTGCCGCTGCTGTTGGTGATCCTGCTGGGCGAGGTACTGCCGAAAATCGTCGCCAACACCGGCGCGATCGTCTGGGTCAAGGCCAGTGCGATTCCGCTGTACGCCATTCATCGCGTGGTCCTGCCGCTCGGGGCGCTGTTAAGCCGCTGGGTGGTTCAGCCGCTCGGCCGGCTGTTCGCCCCGCCTCAGTCCCCCGGCCAGCTCACGACCGACGAGATGGACGCGCTTCTGGAAATGAGTCAGAAGCGCGGCATCATCGGGTCCGGCGAGCAGCAGCTTCTCAATGAAGTGCTCTACCTGAGCGAGATCAAGGTGCGCGACGTGATGATCCCGCGCGTCGACATCAGCGAGATCGACGTCAACGAGCCGCCCCGCCGGCTGCGCGAGTTGATCGAAAAGACCCGGCTCACCAAGTATGTCGCCGTCGATGGCGGCATCGATCACGTGCTGGGCGTCATCTATGCCAGGCAGTTCCTTCTGGCGCATCGTCTGTCGCCCAAGGTATCGCTGCGCAAGCTCGTGCGACAGGTGCGCTTCGTGCCCGAGCTTCAGCGCGTGGATCAACTGCTCGAAGACTTCCGCAAATCGGGCACGAAGCTGGCGCTGGCGGTCGATGAATACGGCGGAACGGCGGGGCTCGTCACGCTCAAGGACATCGTCGAGCAGATGGTCGGCGATCTGGACATGGACCACGGCCCGGGCGAGACGCCGGCTTCGACGGCTGAGCAACTCGGCCCGCACCGCTGGCGCGTCAGCGGGCGGCTGAGCGTACATGACTGGTCGGATGCGTTCGGACAATATCGCTTGCCGCCGCGGGTTTCCACGGTCGGCGGACTGGTCATGTCATTGCTGGGGCGCGTGCCGCGACTGGGGGACACGGTGCGCGTGGCGAATCTGCAACTGGAAGTGGAGCGCATGAGCGGCGGGCGCGTCGAGAGCGTGCTGCTGCATCTGGACGGCGGGGCGGGCAAGCCATGA
- a CDS encoding sialate O-acetylesterase: MARLHTGGSRRVRPPVSATTAAVNSPTASRPGKDTTMMRLRGWLLVLPLVLAACECKPQMFDASHYAGDAKIRVACVGDSITAGSGLADPTTQAYPALLGQMLGERFDVHNFGQSGHTLMKTGDRPYWDKLPRVDQFEPDVVIIMLGSNDSKPHNWEHRAEFGNDLAAMVEHFQNLPSKPLVLLAYPPAVTQSAYGISDEHVKAEQPAYQAVAREKCVQVIDAYTPFVGQFLLMRDGVHPNVEGAKVLAQTIHDGLIPPAPAPSK, translated from the coding sequence ATGGCTCGGCTTCACACAGGAGGAAGCCGACGCGTACGCCCGCCAGTCTCAGCAACAACAGCAGCAGTGAACTCACCGACGGCTAGCCGTCCCGGAAAGGATACGACGATGATGCGCCTGCGAGGTTGGCTTCTGGTTCTTCCGCTCGTGCTCGCCGCCTGTGAATGCAAGCCGCAGATGTTCGATGCGAGCCACTACGCAGGCGACGCGAAGATTCGTGTCGCCTGTGTCGGCGACTCGATCACCGCCGGGTCGGGACTGGCCGATCCGACGACGCAGGCGTATCCGGCGCTGCTGGGTCAGATGCTCGGCGAGCGATTCGACGTGCATAACTTCGGCCAGAGCGGGCACACGCTCATGAAGACCGGCGACCGCCCCTACTGGGACAAGCTCCCGCGCGTCGATCAGTTCGAGCCCGACGTTGTGATCATCATGCTCGGGTCCAACGACTCCAAGCCCCACAACTGGGAGCACCGCGCCGAGTTCGGCAACGATCTGGCGGCGATGGTCGAGCATTTTCAGAATCTGCCCAGCAAGCCGCTTGTTTTGCTGGCGTATCCCCCAGCCGTGACACAGTCGGCGTACGGCATTTCCGATGAGCACGTCAAAGCCGAGCAGCCGGCGTATCAGGCGGTCGCGCGCGAGAAATGCGTGCAGGTCATCGACGCCTACACGCCGTTCGTCGGCCAATTCCTGTTGATGCGCGACGGCGTGCATCCCAACGTCGAGGGCGCGAAGGTGCTCGCCCAGACGATTCACGACGGCTTGATTCCCCCGGCACCCGCGCCTTCAAAGTGA
- a CDS encoding tetratricopeptide repeat protein yields the protein MDTDMLNQRIAQWQKMTSDDPDNAMGWFSLGNAYKEAQRPEEAARALRKAIELDDGLSRAYQLLGGLLIQSGADDQAADVLTKGYTIAAKRGDVMPQRAMGSLLEKIKRPVPKIETGPAVAEVELGDDAVLDRRTGQPGARLPDPPMRGPLGRFIYDHYSAPTWRQWIAQGTKVINELRLDFSNIDHQRTYDLHMMEWLGFTQEEADAYARQSQQQQQQ from the coding sequence ATGGACACCGACATGCTCAATCAGCGGATCGCGCAATGGCAGAAGATGACCAGCGACGATCCGGACAATGCCATGGGCTGGTTCAGTCTTGGCAACGCCTACAAGGAAGCGCAGCGGCCGGAAGAAGCGGCCCGGGCGCTCCGCAAGGCGATCGAACTGGATGACGGTCTTTCGCGGGCGTACCAGTTACTCGGGGGGCTTCTGATTCAATCCGGCGCCGACGATCAGGCAGCGGACGTGCTCACGAAGGGTTACACCATCGCCGCCAAGCGCGGCGATGTGATGCCGCAGCGCGCGATGGGCTCGCTGCTTGAAAAGATCAAGCGGCCGGTGCCGAAGATCGAGACTGGGCCGGCCGTGGCGGAGGTCGAATTGGGCGACGATGCCGTGCTCGATCGCCGCACCGGTCAGCCGGGGGCGCGCCTTCCCGATCCGCCGATGCGCGGCCCGCTGGGCAGGTTCATCTATGACCACTATTCCGCACCGACCTGGCGGCAGTGGATCGCGCAGGGCACGAAGGTCATCAACGAGCTTCGCCTCGACTTTTCCAACATCGACCATCAGCGCACGTACGACCTGCACATGATGGAATGGCTCGGCTTCACACAGGAGGAAGCCGACGCGTACGCCCGCCAGTCTCAGCAACAACAGCAGCAGTGA